CAACCAGACCCTTGCGAATCAGCTCCGCATGTTCCACGAGCGGGCGCTGCCCGATCTCGGTGATAACATCAAATGCGGCAACTCGTTGATCAGCCCGGACTTCTACCAGCAGCAGACTATGCTGGAGGATGAAGATCGGTATCGCGTGAATGTATTTGATTGGGAAAGAGAATTCTCGGAGATCATGAAGGTTGGCGGATTCGATGTTGTGATTGGGAATCCGCCGTATGGAGCAGATTACAGTGAAAGTGAAAAGCATTATTTTCAGTTGCGCTATATTTACAAGAAAGGTAAGCCTGAGACATATATCTTCTTTATAGAGAAGGGAGTATCGTTGCTTCGTACGAGTGGCATATTGGGATACATAACACCGAATGCATGGCTAACAAATCACTATGGAGTTCAAGTCAGAAGCTATTTGCTTGACCAGGTCTCATTTAATCATGTTGTTGACTTAGAGCCGGTCAAGGTCTTTGAGGGTGCTGTCGTCGATACGATGATATTAGTCTTATCTAAAGGAGTGCCGAAGCAGGACTCGCCGATGACGTGCGTGTGGGTTGGCGCAAAAGATAAAAGCATCATAAAGAAATTCGTCACGAATCAAAAAGCATGGAAGGATGACAGCGAAGCAATTATTAACCTTCAAGCCAATCCAATAGAACTCAATGTGCTACAGCGCATAGACAAGGCAGAGGCTACACTTGATTCAATTGTCGAGTTTTCACAAGGCGTAATACCTTACGAAACAAAAGCAGAAGGAGCAGCGAACAAATATATCAGCAGTAAGTCAAATGGTCCTGAATGGCTTCCATTGTATGAGAACGCATCTCAAGTGCGGCGTTATTCTTTGGATAAACCTAAGTCATTTATTAAGTATGGCGATTGGCTTACACGGAGTCGAGAGCAGAGGTTTTTTTCTGAGCCAAAGATACTTTTCCACAGGTTACGCAAGAAGCTTCCGCGCCAGCTTATTGGCTGTATAGAGACGAGCGGTGCCGTTAATCGGCATTCACTATCTAATCTGATATTGAGGCCAAATGTTGACCGTACTATGCTACTCGCAGTACTTGGCTTGTTTAATTCAAACCTAGCTAACTGGTTGTTTGTTAAAAAATATGGAGTCTTAATGGAGGTCGGCGGTTTTAAAATCGGCAAACTACCGCTGCCAATAAAATGGGACGACACGGCATCAGATTTATGCAGAATTGTCGAGCAAATGCTTTCGCTCAACAGGAAGGCGTTTGTAGCCAAGACCGACCACGAAAAGACCACTCTCCAGCGTCAGATCGACGGTGTCGATCAACAGATTGACCAGTTAGTGTATGAATTGTATGATTTGACGGAAGAGGAGATAAGGATTGTGGAAGGGGATAGAGTATTAAGCCAGTAGGTTGGGTTGAACGCAGTGAAACCCAACATTATGGAACCGCGAGGGGGACGTCGTTGTTGACGTTGCACTGAGATTTTTCCATGAGTAAACCGAACCATTTTGTCGCAGACAGATAGTGCCAAGCGTTTCTGTGTGTGTTAAAATAAAGGATATAGCAGTATGGAGAACAGGAGGTATGGCATATGTTTGACCGTATTACGTTCGATCCAAAAATCATGGGTGGCCGGGCCTGCATTCGCGGGATGCGCATACCGGTTTCCGTGATCATTGGACAGATCGCCCACGGCGCAACCATGGACGAGGTGCTGGCGGATTATCCCGACCTGGAACCCGGCGATGTCCAGCAAGCGTTGGAATACGCGGCTTGGTTGACTCAGGAAGAAGTGCATACGGTATAGGGGAAACGGATGCGATTTCTTGCGGATATGGGGGTTCCCCAGCGGATTGTTGACACAGATAGATAAGCCCCTCCAGTCGGAGGGTTTTTTGTTTGCAATCCAGGCTGCGGTTTGATAAAGTATATACGGCCCTTAAAGAGAGGAGGTAAATTATGCCTAAAACTATCGAAGCGATTTATGAAAATGGTATTTTGCGTCCTCTTCGGCCGATAAAAGGGCTGAAAAAGCATCAGACGGTCTCAATAACCGTGGAAAAGACGGCAAGGAAGAAGCACCCACTGCACGGACTGTGCGGAATACTTCCGGATGTTGATGCCGCGGAGATGCTGAAGGCCGTTGAGAATGAGTTTGAAAAGGTGGATTTGAATGAGTGGTAAGATCGCTCTGGATACGGATGTGTCCATCAAGTTCCTGAATGGCGATACGAATATTGATGCCGTCCTGTTGAAATACTCGGAGATATGCCTTCCCGCGATCGTTGTCGGTGAGCTTGTATTCGGCGCTTTAAATTCGAAGCATGCGGAGCAGAATCTGGCAAGACATCGAAAACTAATCCATAGCACCAAGATTCTTGCCATAACGGAAGCTACGGCGAACACCTATGCAAAAATACGATTGGCCCTAAAAAAGAAGGGTAAGCCGATCCCGGAAAACGATCTTTGTATTGCTGCGACTTGCATTGAGCATAAATTGCCATTAATGAGCTGTGATGGACATTTCGAATATATTGACCAGCTTAATTTGATGAGTATCTGAGAAATCAAATTTCCTCATACCCGAGATTCCCTCTGATTAATCACTTGCAGCATCGCCCTCGCCTGTACATAACAGCGTCGTGTCTTGAATCTTTGTAGCTCAGCGAAATTGCCTTCCACTACATGTCCGCAGCCGGAGAACAAA
The nucleotide sequence above comes from Nitrospirota bacterium. Encoded proteins:
- a CDS encoding DUF433 domain-containing protein, which codes for MFDRITFDPKIMGGRACIRGMRIPVSVIIGQIAHGATMDEVLADYPDLEPGDVQQALEYAAWLTQEEVHTV
- a CDS encoding type II toxin-antitoxin system VapC family toxin — protein: MSGKIALDTDVSIKFLNGDTNIDAVLLKYSEICLPAIVVGELVFGALNSKHAEQNLARHRKLIHSTKILAITEATANTYAKIRLALKKKGKPIPENDLCIAATCIEHKLPLMSCDGHFEYIDQLNLMSI
- a CDS encoding antitoxin family protein; the protein is MPKTIEAIYENGILRPLRPIKGLKKHQTVSITVEKTARKKHPLHGLCGILPDVDAAEMLKAVENEFEKVDLNEW